Proteins from a genomic interval of Vanacampus margaritifer isolate UIUO_Vmar chromosome 4, RoL_Vmar_1.0, whole genome shotgun sequence:
- the LOC144050204 gene encoding uncharacterized protein LOC144050204 has protein sequence MSTQDVKEEEYEEEISRPKATERQKVDAVSKMQSPVVKTDINEDLHPDQQEPENSYIKEEEPDLLHIKTEGEPESPHIKEKEQRNEVIKFHLTGVKSEEDDGDHTGGSQSGNLLAPLLDNGGVTSHTSEYDDDDAQHAKGDVTCDTANKCSQCSDCDKTFDKKSLLKAQTRTHAGDKSFACLRCGKRFSRKATLTRHLITHTGEKPFTCSVCGKRCLQNVDLRIHIRTHTGEKPFACSVCGKRFSSKTHLTKHVRTHTGEKPFACSLCGKRFSVKTNLTRHARTHTGEKPFVCLICGKRFTQNVDLRVHTRTHTGDKPFACSVCGKRFAQKGDLTRHTRTHTGEKPFACSVCGQKFSAHGQLITHKRTHTGEKLFSCSFCGKEFTQRRSLTAHTRTHTGEKPFRCNVCKRRFHAKYEIKRHKCAGKKSSVQ, from the exons ATGAGCACACAAGACGTGAAAGAAGAAGAGTACGAGGAAGAAATTTCTCGACCAAAAGCGACCGAACGTCAAAAAGTGGACGCTGTTTCCAAGATGCAAAGTCCAGTTGTGAAAACAG ACATCAATGAAGACCTCCACCCTGATCAGCAGGAGCCAGAGAACTCttacattaaagaggaagagcCGGACCTTCTTCATATTAAAACAGAAGGAGAGCCTGAATCTCCACACATTAAAGAAAAAGAGCAGCGCAATGAAGTCATCAAGTTTCACTTGACTGGTGTGAAGAGTGAAGAAGATGATGGCGACCACACTGGAGGATCCCAATCAGGCAACCTCTTAGCGCCACTATTAGATAACGGCGGCGTTACATCACACACTTCTGaatatgatgatgacgatgCTCAACACGCTAAAGGTGATGTAACATGTGACACTGCCAACAAATGCAGCCAATGTTCTGATTGTgacaaaacatttgacaaaaagtCATTGTTGAAAGCACAAACAAGAACACACGCTGGAGATAAATCTTTTGCCTGTCTACGTTGTGGCAAAAGATTCTCTAGAAAGGCAACTTTAACCAGACACTTGATaacacacactggtgaaaaaccttttacctgctcagtttgtggtaagaGATGCTTACAGAATGTAGACTTAAGAATACAcataagaacacacactggagaaaaaccttttgcctgctcagtttgcggCAAAAGATTCTCTTCAAAGACACATTTAACGAAACATgtgagaacacacactggagaaaaaccttttgcctgctcactttgtggtaaaagattctctGTAAAGACAAATTTAACAAGGCAtgcaagaacacacacaggtgaaaaaccttttgtctgcctaatttgtggtaaaagattcacTCAGAATGTAGATTTAAGagtacacacaagaacacacactggagacaAACCATTTgcctgctcggtttgtggtaaaagattcgCGCAGAAGGGAGATTTGACAAGacacacaaggacacacactggggaaaaaccatttgcttgctcagtttgtggtcaaaagttCTCTGCGCATGGACAATTAATAACACACAAAAGAACGCATACTGGAGAGAAACTTTTTTCCTGCTCATTTTGTGGTAAAGAATTCACTCAAAGGCGCTCTTTGACagcacacacaagaacacacactggtgagaagccATTCAGATGCAATGTGTGTAAAAGAAGATTCCATGCCAAGTACGAGATAAAAAGACACAAGTGTGCTGGTAAGAAGAGCAGCGTGCAATGA
- the LOC144050199 gene encoding uncharacterized protein LOC144050199 yields MEPGVVFRTADVSEDVCPERREPEPHSMKEEEEEPEPSVIKEEEEETEITKFPLTVIVKSEESDGDHCGGSQSGSLLAPISDIDNVTSHSSDYDSDDKNSPGNMRCPTNNKRVKCSHCDKTFYSKSVLKVHTRTHTGERPFACSVCGQKFRYKVNLTRHTRRHDGDKPFTCSVCGKRFFRNGDLVIHKRIHTGEKPFVCSVCGKRFSQKVNLTRHTSTHNGENFFTCAVCGKRFSKKENFKRHTSTHNEEKPFSCSVCAKRFGEKGDLTKHTRTHTGEKPFLCSICGQSFGHKVTLTRHTRRHDGDKPFTCSVCGKQFFRNIDLRIHTRKHTGEKPFACSLCDKRFPSKSHLTTHTRTHTREKPLACSVCGKGFIYQKDLITHVRIHTGEKPFACSVCGKRFSQNSNLTRHTKTHREGERFSCGACDKSFSRKDQLKTHKCADDKSGSQ; encoded by the exons ATGGAACCTGGAGTTGTGTTTCGCACAGCAG ACGTCAGTGAAGATGTTTGTCCTGAGCGGCGTGAGCCAGAGCCCCACTCcatgaaggaggaggaggaggagccagaGCCCTCCGTCatcaaagaggaagaggaggagactgAAATCACCAAGTTTCCCTTGACTGTCATTGTGAAGAGTGAAGAAAGTGATGGAGACCACTGTGGAGGATCCCAATCTGGCAGCCTCTTGGCTCCAATATCAGATATTGACAACGTAACATCTCACTCTTCTGACTATGATAGTGATGATAAAAACTCTCCAGGTAACATGAGATGCCCTACAAACAACAAACGAGTCAAATGTTCGCATTGTGACAAAACGTTTTACAGCAAGTCTGTGTTGAAAGTACATACAAGAACACATACCGGAGAAagaccttttgcctgctcagtatGTGGTCAAAAATTTCGCTACAAGGTCAATTtaacaagacacacaagaaGACATGATGGAGATAAACCTTTtacctgttcagtttgtggtaaacgATTTTTTAGAAACGGAGATTTAGTAATACACAAAAGaatacacactggagagaaaccttttgtgtgctcagtttgtggAAAACGATTCTCTCAGAAAGTAAATTTAACAAGACACACAAGTACGCATAATGGAGAGAATTTTTTTACCTGTGCAGTTTGTGGGAAAAGATTCTCTAAGAAGGAAAATTTTAAAAGGCACACAAGTACACACAACGAAGAGAAACCCTTTTCTTGCTCAGTGTGTGCTAAACGATTCGGTGAGAAGGGAGatttaacaaaacacacaagaacacacactggagaaaaaccttttctATGCTCAATTTGTGGTCAAAGTTTCGGCCATAAAGTCACTTTAACAAGGCACACAAGAAGACATGATGGCGATAAACCTTTtacctgttcagtttgtggtaaacaaTTCTTTCGAAATATCGATTTAAGAATCCACACAAGAaagcacactggagaaaaaccttttgcttgctcactTTGCGATAAACGATTCCCTTCAAAGTCACATTTAACAACACACACGAGAACACACACGAGAGAGAAACCTTtagcttgctcagtttgtggtaaaggTTTCATTTACCAGAAAGATCTAATAACACACGTAAGAATACACACGGGGGAAAAACCTTtcgcctgctcagtttgtggtaaacgATTCTCTCAGAACTCAAACTTAACAAGACACACTAAAACACACAGAGAAGGTGAACGATTCAGTTGCGGCGCGTGTGATAAAAGCTTCTCTCGTAAGGATCAGCTTAAGACACACAAGTGCGCCGATGACAAGAGCGGCAGTCAATGA